In a single window of the Gossypium hirsutum isolate 1008001.06 chromosome A13, Gossypium_hirsutum_v2.1, whole genome shotgun sequence genome:
- the LOC107893651 gene encoding CCR4-NOT transcription complex subunit 3 isoform X8 has protein sequence MGASRKLQGEIDRVLKKVQEGVDVFDSIWNKVYDTDNANQKEKFEADLKKEIKKLQRYRDQIKTWIQSSEIKDKKALVDARKQIEREMERFKICEKETKTKAFSKEGLGQQPKTDPKEKAKSETRDWLNNVVGELESQIDSFEAEIEGLSVKKGKMRPPRLTHLETSITRHKAHIMKLELILRLLDNDELSPEQVNDVKDFLDDYVERNQEDFDEFDDVDELYSSLPLDKVESLEDLVAIGPLSKGGPILKTSLAASMSQLPGGSSQEHVEDTASQDSNSDIAKTPPPKSSTINSSAAATPAGSHVTPAPLNLPPHSLSGASSPSVLPDSNSAQGLLESTGTTNPPPVNLSNATKEEDITNFPGRRSSPSLADTEVRGIGRGLSGQPSSTIPLVSGSVASGNGALGAVPPASDMAKRNILGVDERLGNSSMGQSLTSPISNRMILPQAAKSNDGNAPVDSSNPNESAGLPGRAFSPSMVSGMQWRPGSSFQNQNELVQFRGRTEIAPDIREKFLQRFQQVQQQGHSNLLSSMSPLAGGNHNQFSAQQQSPLMQQFNPQSSCFSIPPGLGHGGQAPGLNSVTSASLQQQPNSIHQQSGQQALATSVPKDADVGVAKVEEQQPQSLPDGSSSEAIQTSGLAKNLMNEDDLKAPYAIDSPAAVSGSLTEPARNIRDIDLSPGQPLQYNQSSSGLGVIGRRSVSDLGAIGDSLSGSTNSGGMHDQLYNMQMLEAAYYKIPQPKDSERVRSYTPKHPAATPASYPQVQAPIVNNPAFWERISMDGYGTGTDTLFVAFYYQQNTYQQYLAAKELKKQSWRYHRKYNTWFQRHEEPKIATDEFEQGTYVYFDFHVANDDHQHGWCQRIKTEFIFEYNYLEDELIV, from the exons ATGGGAGCGAGTCGCAAGCTACAAGGAGAGATCGATCGTGTTCTCAAGAAAGTCCAAGAAGGTGTCGATGTGTTCGATAGCATCTGGAACAAG GTTTATGATACTGATAATGCGAATCAGAAGGAGAAATTTGAGGCTGACTTGAAGAAGGAAATCAAGAAGCTGCAAAGGTACAGGGACCAGATCAAGACTTGGATTCAATCGAGCGAGATCAAGGATAAGAAA GCCCTggtggatgctcggaagcaaatTGAGCGTGAAATGGAAAGATTTAAGATCTGTGAGAAGGAGACTAAGACAAAAGCATTTTCTAAAGAAGGCTTGGGCCAACAACCCAAAACT GATCCGAAGGAGAAGGCTAAGTCAGAGACAAGGGATTGGTTGAACAATGTG GTTGGAGAGTTAGAATCCCAGATTGATAGTTTTGAAGCTGAGATTGAGGGGCTGTCTGTGAAGAAAGGAAAGATGAGACCACCTAGACTG ACACACTTGGAGACATCAATTACACGACACAAAGCTCATATAATGAAGTTAGAATTGATTTTGAGACTATTGGACAATGATGAATTGAGTCCAGAGCAAGTCAATGACGTGAAAGACTTCTTGGATGATTATGTGGAACGAAATCAG GAGgactttgatgaatttgatgatgttgATGAGCTCTACAGCTCATTACCTCTAGACAAGGTGGAGTCTCTTGAAGATCTAGTTGCAATTGGCCCACTTTCCAAG GGTGGTCCAATCTTGAAGACATCTTTGGCAGCATCAATGTCTCAATTGCCT GGTGGTTCCTCTCAGGAGCATGTTGAAGATACAGCTTCCCAGGATAGTAATTCTGATATAGCAAAGACCCCACCTCCAAAAAGTAGTACAATTAATTCTTCTGCTGCAGCAACACCAGCTGGGAGCCATGTAACCCCTGCTCCACTGAATCTTCCACCACATAGTTTGTCTGGTGCTTCATCTCCTTCAGTTCTTCCAGATTCAAATTCTGCCCAAGGCCTCTTGGAAAGCACTGGCACCACCAATCCTCCTCCTGTAAATTTATCTAATGCTACAAAGGAAGAAGATATCACAAACTTCCCTGGCCGTAGGTCATCTCCATCCCTTGCTGATACTGAAGTACGAGGCATTGGTAGAGGTCTATCCGGTCAGCCTTCATCTACTATACCCCTTGTTTCTGGAAGTGTGGCTTCTGGTAACGGGGCCCTTGGTGCTGTCCCTCCTGCCTCTGACATGGCAAAAAGAAATATTTTGGGAGTTGATGAGAGACTTGGGAATAGTAGCATGGGGCAATCTTTGACATCACCTATTAGTAACAGAATGATCTTGCCTCAGGCAGCCAAGTCAAATGATGGAAATGCACCTGTTGATTCTAGTAATCCTAACGAGTCTGCTGGACTACCTGGCAGAGCATTTTCTCCTTCAATGGTTTCTGGCATGCAGTGGAGGCCTGGAAGCTCGTTTCAGAATCAAAATGAGCTG GTGCAGTTTCGTGGAAGAACTGAGATAGCTCCTGATATAAGGGAAAAGTTTTTGCAACGGTTCCAGCAAGTGCAGCAGCAAGGCCATAGCAACCTGCTTAGCAGCATGTCTCCTCTTGCTGGAGGAAATCATAATCAGTTTTCTGCACAACAACAAAGCCCTCTCATGCAGCAG TTCAATCCTCAAAGCTCGTGTTTCTCAATCCCACCTGGTCTGGGACATGGTGGCCAAGCACCTGGTCTTAATAGTGTTACCTCTGCGAGCTTACAGCAGCAACCAAACTCAATCCACCAGCAGTCTGGTCAGCAGGCATTGGCAACAAGTGTTCCTAAGGATGCTG ATGTTGGCGTTGCAAAAGTTGAGGAACAACAACCGCAGAGTTTACCTGATGGTTCAAGTTCTGAAGCTATTCAAACTTCTGGGCTTGCCAAAAATCTCATGAATGAAGATGATTTGAAAGCTCCATATGCAATTGATTCTCCT GCTGCTGTCTCAGGCTCTTTGACGGAACCTGCTCGAAATATTAGGGATATTGATCTTTCTCCTGGACAACCCTTACAATATAACCAATCTTCTAGTGGTCTTGGTGTTATTGGCCGGAGAAGTGTTTCCGATCTTGGTGCCATTGGTGACAGCCTCAGTGGTTCAACAAATTCTGGAGGAATGCATGATCAATTGTACAATATGCAGATGCTTGAGGCTGCATATTACAAAATTCCCCAACCTAAAGACTCAGAACGAGTGAGGAGCTATACTCCA AAGCACCCTGCGGCAACACCTGCTAGTTACCCTCAAGTTCAGGCACCCATAGTGAATAATCCTGCCTTCTGGGAACGCATAAGCATGGATGGATATGGCACTGGCACTGATACACTGTTTGTTGCATTTTATTATCAACAG AACACTTATCAACAATATCTAGCTGCAAAGGAGCTGAAGAAGCAATCTTGGAGATACCATAGAAAATACAACACATGGTTTCAGCGGCATGAGGAACCAAAAATTGCTACTGATGAATTTGAACAGGGAACCTATGTATACTTTGATTTTCACGTGGCAAATGATGACCACCAACATGGATG GTGTCAGAGAATCAAGACTGAGTTCATCTTTGAGTATAACTATCTGGAAGATGAACTTATAGTATAG
- the LOC107893651 gene encoding CCR4-NOT transcription complex subunit 3 isoform X10, translating to MGASRKLQGEIDRVLKKVQEGVDVFDSIWNKVYDTDNANQKEKFEADLKKEIKKLQRYRDQIKTWIQSSEIKDKKALVDARKQIEREMERFKICEKETKTKAFSKEGLGQQPKTDPKEKAKSETRDWLNNVVGELESQIDSFEAEIEGLSVKKGKMRPPRLTHLETSITRHKAHIMKLELILRLLDNDELSPEQVNDVKDFLDDYVERNQEDFDEFDDVDELYSSLPLDKVESLEDLVAIGPLSKGGPILKTSLAASMSQLPGGSSQEHVEDTASQDSNSDIAKTPPPKSSTINSSAAATPAGSHVTPAPLNLPPHSLSGASSPSVLPDSNSAQGLLESTGTTNPPPVNLSNATKEEDITNFPGRRSSPSLADTEVRGIGRGLSGQPSSTIPLVSGSVASGNGALGAVPPASDMAKRNILGVDERLGNSSMGQSLTSPISNRMILPQAAKSNDGNAPVDSSNPNESAGLPGRAFSPSMVSGMQWRPGSSFQNQNELFRGRTEIAPDIREKFLQRFQQVQQQGHSNLLSSMSPLAGGNHNQFSAQQQSPLMQQFNPQSSCFSIPPGLGHGGQAPGLNSVTSASLQQQPNSIHQQSGQQALATSVPKDADVGVAKVEEQQPQSLPDGSSSEAIQTSGLAKNLMNEDDLKAPYAIDSPAAVSGSLTEPARNIRDIDLSPGQPLQYNQSSSGLGVIGRRSVSDLGAIGDSLSGSTNSGGMHDQLYNMQMLEAAYYKIPQPKDSERVRSYTPKHPAATPASYPQVQAPIVNNPAFWERISMDGYGTGTDTLFVAFYYQQNTYQQYLAAKELKKQSWRYHRKYNTWFQRHEEPKIATDEFEQGTYVYFDFHVANDDHQHGWCQRIKTEFIFEYNYLEDELIV from the exons ATGGGAGCGAGTCGCAAGCTACAAGGAGAGATCGATCGTGTTCTCAAGAAAGTCCAAGAAGGTGTCGATGTGTTCGATAGCATCTGGAACAAG GTTTATGATACTGATAATGCGAATCAGAAGGAGAAATTTGAGGCTGACTTGAAGAAGGAAATCAAGAAGCTGCAAAGGTACAGGGACCAGATCAAGACTTGGATTCAATCGAGCGAGATCAAGGATAAGAAA GCCCTggtggatgctcggaagcaaatTGAGCGTGAAATGGAAAGATTTAAGATCTGTGAGAAGGAGACTAAGACAAAAGCATTTTCTAAAGAAGGCTTGGGCCAACAACCCAAAACT GATCCGAAGGAGAAGGCTAAGTCAGAGACAAGGGATTGGTTGAACAATGTG GTTGGAGAGTTAGAATCCCAGATTGATAGTTTTGAAGCTGAGATTGAGGGGCTGTCTGTGAAGAAAGGAAAGATGAGACCACCTAGACTG ACACACTTGGAGACATCAATTACACGACACAAAGCTCATATAATGAAGTTAGAATTGATTTTGAGACTATTGGACAATGATGAATTGAGTCCAGAGCAAGTCAATGACGTGAAAGACTTCTTGGATGATTATGTGGAACGAAATCAG GAGgactttgatgaatttgatgatgttgATGAGCTCTACAGCTCATTACCTCTAGACAAGGTGGAGTCTCTTGAAGATCTAGTTGCAATTGGCCCACTTTCCAAG GGTGGTCCAATCTTGAAGACATCTTTGGCAGCATCAATGTCTCAATTGCCT GGTGGTTCCTCTCAGGAGCATGTTGAAGATACAGCTTCCCAGGATAGTAATTCTGATATAGCAAAGACCCCACCTCCAAAAAGTAGTACAATTAATTCTTCTGCTGCAGCAACACCAGCTGGGAGCCATGTAACCCCTGCTCCACTGAATCTTCCACCACATAGTTTGTCTGGTGCTTCATCTCCTTCAGTTCTTCCAGATTCAAATTCTGCCCAAGGCCTCTTGGAAAGCACTGGCACCACCAATCCTCCTCCTGTAAATTTATCTAATGCTACAAAGGAAGAAGATATCACAAACTTCCCTGGCCGTAGGTCATCTCCATCCCTTGCTGATACTGAAGTACGAGGCATTGGTAGAGGTCTATCCGGTCAGCCTTCATCTACTATACCCCTTGTTTCTGGAAGTGTGGCTTCTGGTAACGGGGCCCTTGGTGCTGTCCCTCCTGCCTCTGACATGGCAAAAAGAAATATTTTGGGAGTTGATGAGAGACTTGGGAATAGTAGCATGGGGCAATCTTTGACATCACCTATTAGTAACAGAATGATCTTGCCTCAGGCAGCCAAGTCAAATGATGGAAATGCACCTGTTGATTCTAGTAATCCTAACGAGTCTGCTGGACTACCTGGCAGAGCATTTTCTCCTTCAATGGTTTCTGGCATGCAGTGGAGGCCTGGAAGCTCGTTTCAGAATCAAAATGAGCTG TTTCGTGGAAGAACTGAGATAGCTCCTGATATAAGGGAAAAGTTTTTGCAACGGTTCCAGCAAGTGCAGCAGCAAGGCCATAGCAACCTGCTTAGCAGCATGTCTCCTCTTGCTGGAGGAAATCATAATCAGTTTTCTGCACAACAACAAAGCCCTCTCATGCAGCAG TTCAATCCTCAAAGCTCGTGTTTCTCAATCCCACCTGGTCTGGGACATGGTGGCCAAGCACCTGGTCTTAATAGTGTTACCTCTGCGAGCTTACAGCAGCAACCAAACTCAATCCACCAGCAGTCTGGTCAGCAGGCATTGGCAACAAGTGTTCCTAAGGATGCTG ATGTTGGCGTTGCAAAAGTTGAGGAACAACAACCGCAGAGTTTACCTGATGGTTCAAGTTCTGAAGCTATTCAAACTTCTGGGCTTGCCAAAAATCTCATGAATGAAGATGATTTGAAAGCTCCATATGCAATTGATTCTCCT GCTGCTGTCTCAGGCTCTTTGACGGAACCTGCTCGAAATATTAGGGATATTGATCTTTCTCCTGGACAACCCTTACAATATAACCAATCTTCTAGTGGTCTTGGTGTTATTGGCCGGAGAAGTGTTTCCGATCTTGGTGCCATTGGTGACAGCCTCAGTGGTTCAACAAATTCTGGAGGAATGCATGATCAATTGTACAATATGCAGATGCTTGAGGCTGCATATTACAAAATTCCCCAACCTAAAGACTCAGAACGAGTGAGGAGCTATACTCCA AAGCACCCTGCGGCAACACCTGCTAGTTACCCTCAAGTTCAGGCACCCATAGTGAATAATCCTGCCTTCTGGGAACGCATAAGCATGGATGGATATGGCACTGGCACTGATACACTGTTTGTTGCATTTTATTATCAACAG AACACTTATCAACAATATCTAGCTGCAAAGGAGCTGAAGAAGCAATCTTGGAGATACCATAGAAAATACAACACATGGTTTCAGCGGCATGAGGAACCAAAAATTGCTACTGATGAATTTGAACAGGGAACCTATGTATACTTTGATTTTCACGTGGCAAATGATGACCACCAACATGGATG GTGTCAGAGAATCAAGACTGAGTTCATCTTTGAGTATAACTATCTGGAAGATGAACTTATAGTATAG
- the LOC107893651 gene encoding CCR4-NOT transcription complex subunit 3 isoform X14, translating into MGASRKLQGEIDRVLKKVQEGVDVFDSIWNKVYDTDNANQKEKFEADLKKEIKKLQRYRDQIKTWIQSSEIKDKKISASYEQALVDARKQIEREMERFKICEKETKTKAFSKEGLGQQPKTDPKEKAKSETRDWLNNVTHLETSITRHKAHIMKLELILRLLDNDELSPEQVNDVKDFLDDYVERNQEDFDEFDDVDELYSSLPLDKVESLEDLVAIGPLSKGGPILKTSLAASMSQLPEHVEDTASQDSNSDIAKTPPPKSSTINSSAAATPAGSHVTPAPLNLPPHSLSGASSPSVLPDSNSAQGLLESTGTTNPPPVNLSNATKEEDITNFPGRRSSPSLADTEVRGIGRGLSGQPSSTIPLVSGSVASGNGALGAVPPASDMAKRNILGVDERLGNSSMGQSLTSPISNRMILPQAAKSNDGNAPVDSSNPNESAGLPGRAFSPSMVSGMQWRPGSSFQNQNELVQFRGRTEIAPDIREKFLQRFQQVQQQGHSNLLSSMSPLAGGNHNQFSAQQQSPLMQQFNPQSSCFSIPPGLGHGGQAPGLNSVTSASLQQQPNSIHQQSGQQALATSVPKDADVGVAKVEEQQPQSLPDGSSSEAIQTSGLAKNLMNEDDLKAPYAIDSPAAVSGSLTEPARNIRDIDLSPGQPLQYNQSSSGLGVIGRRSVSDLGAIGDSLSGSTNSGGMHDQLYNMQMLEAAYYKIPQPKDSERVRSYTPKHPAATPASYPQVQAPIVNNPAFWERISMDGYGTGTDTLFVAFYYQQNTYQQYLAAKELKKQSWRYHRKYNTWFQRHEEPKIATDEFEQGTYVYFDFHVANDDHQHGWCQRIKTEFIFEYNYLEDELIV; encoded by the exons ATGGGAGCGAGTCGCAAGCTACAAGGAGAGATCGATCGTGTTCTCAAGAAAGTCCAAGAAGGTGTCGATGTGTTCGATAGCATCTGGAACAAG GTTTATGATACTGATAATGCGAATCAGAAGGAGAAATTTGAGGCTGACTTGAAGAAGGAAATCAAGAAGCTGCAAAGGTACAGGGACCAGATCAAGACTTGGATTCAATCGAGCGAGATCAAGGATAAGAAA ATTAGTGCCTCTTATGAGCAGGCCCTggtggatgctcggaagcaaatTGAGCGTGAAATGGAAAGATTTAAGATCTGTGAGAAGGAGACTAAGACAAAAGCATTTTCTAAAGAAGGCTTGGGCCAACAACCCAAAACT GATCCGAAGGAGAAGGCTAAGTCAGAGACAAGGGATTGGTTGAACAATGTG ACACACTTGGAGACATCAATTACACGACACAAAGCTCATATAATGAAGTTAGAATTGATTTTGAGACTATTGGACAATGATGAATTGAGTCCAGAGCAAGTCAATGACGTGAAAGACTTCTTGGATGATTATGTGGAACGAAATCAG GAGgactttgatgaatttgatgatgttgATGAGCTCTACAGCTCATTACCTCTAGACAAGGTGGAGTCTCTTGAAGATCTAGTTGCAATTGGCCCACTTTCCAAG GGTGGTCCAATCTTGAAGACATCTTTGGCAGCATCAATGTCTCAATTGCCT GAGCATGTTGAAGATACAGCTTCCCAGGATAGTAATTCTGATATAGCAAAGACCCCACCTCCAAAAAGTAGTACAATTAATTCTTCTGCTGCAGCAACACCAGCTGGGAGCCATGTAACCCCTGCTCCACTGAATCTTCCACCACATAGTTTGTCTGGTGCTTCATCTCCTTCAGTTCTTCCAGATTCAAATTCTGCCCAAGGCCTCTTGGAAAGCACTGGCACCACCAATCCTCCTCCTGTAAATTTATCTAATGCTACAAAGGAAGAAGATATCACAAACTTCCCTGGCCGTAGGTCATCTCCATCCCTTGCTGATACTGAAGTACGAGGCATTGGTAGAGGTCTATCCGGTCAGCCTTCATCTACTATACCCCTTGTTTCTGGAAGTGTGGCTTCTGGTAACGGGGCCCTTGGTGCTGTCCCTCCTGCCTCTGACATGGCAAAAAGAAATATTTTGGGAGTTGATGAGAGACTTGGGAATAGTAGCATGGGGCAATCTTTGACATCACCTATTAGTAACAGAATGATCTTGCCTCAGGCAGCCAAGTCAAATGATGGAAATGCACCTGTTGATTCTAGTAATCCTAACGAGTCTGCTGGACTACCTGGCAGAGCATTTTCTCCTTCAATGGTTTCTGGCATGCAGTGGAGGCCTGGAAGCTCGTTTCAGAATCAAAATGAGCTG GTGCAGTTTCGTGGAAGAACTGAGATAGCTCCTGATATAAGGGAAAAGTTTTTGCAACGGTTCCAGCAAGTGCAGCAGCAAGGCCATAGCAACCTGCTTAGCAGCATGTCTCCTCTTGCTGGAGGAAATCATAATCAGTTTTCTGCACAACAACAAAGCCCTCTCATGCAGCAG TTCAATCCTCAAAGCTCGTGTTTCTCAATCCCACCTGGTCTGGGACATGGTGGCCAAGCACCTGGTCTTAATAGTGTTACCTCTGCGAGCTTACAGCAGCAACCAAACTCAATCCACCAGCAGTCTGGTCAGCAGGCATTGGCAACAAGTGTTCCTAAGGATGCTG ATGTTGGCGTTGCAAAAGTTGAGGAACAACAACCGCAGAGTTTACCTGATGGTTCAAGTTCTGAAGCTATTCAAACTTCTGGGCTTGCCAAAAATCTCATGAATGAAGATGATTTGAAAGCTCCATATGCAATTGATTCTCCT GCTGCTGTCTCAGGCTCTTTGACGGAACCTGCTCGAAATATTAGGGATATTGATCTTTCTCCTGGACAACCCTTACAATATAACCAATCTTCTAGTGGTCTTGGTGTTATTGGCCGGAGAAGTGTTTCCGATCTTGGTGCCATTGGTGACAGCCTCAGTGGTTCAACAAATTCTGGAGGAATGCATGATCAATTGTACAATATGCAGATGCTTGAGGCTGCATATTACAAAATTCCCCAACCTAAAGACTCAGAACGAGTGAGGAGCTATACTCCA AAGCACCCTGCGGCAACACCTGCTAGTTACCCTCAAGTTCAGGCACCCATAGTGAATAATCCTGCCTTCTGGGAACGCATAAGCATGGATGGATATGGCACTGGCACTGATACACTGTTTGTTGCATTTTATTATCAACAG AACACTTATCAACAATATCTAGCTGCAAAGGAGCTGAAGAAGCAATCTTGGAGATACCATAGAAAATACAACACATGGTTTCAGCGGCATGAGGAACCAAAAATTGCTACTGATGAATTTGAACAGGGAACCTATGTATACTTTGATTTTCACGTGGCAAATGATGACCACCAACATGGATG GTGTCAGAGAATCAAGACTGAGTTCATCTTTGAGTATAACTATCTGGAAGATGAACTTATAGTATAG
- the LOC107893651 gene encoding CCR4-NOT transcription complex subunit 3 isoform X16, translating into MERFKICEKETKTKAFSKEGLGQQPKTDPKEKAKSETRDWLNNVVGELESQIDSFEAEIEGLSVKKGKMRPPRLTHLETSITRHKAHIMKLELILRLLDNDELSPEQVNDVKDFLDDYVERNQEDFDEFDDVDELYSSLPLDKVESLEDLVAIGPLSKGGPILKTSLAASMSQLPQGGSSQEHVEDTASQDSNSDIAKTPPPKSSTINSSAAATPAGSHVTPAPLNLPPHSLSGASSPSVLPDSNSAQGLLESTGTTNPPPVNLSNATKEEDITNFPGRRSSPSLADTEVRGIGRGLSGQPSSTIPLVSGSVASGNGALGAVPPASDMAKRNILGVDERLGNSSMGQSLTSPISNRMILPQAAKSNDGNAPVDSSNPNESAGLPGRAFSPSMVSGMQWRPGSSFQNQNELVQFRGRTEIAPDIREKFLQRFQQVQQQGHSNLLSSMSPLAGGNHNQFSAQQQSPLMQQFNPQSSCFSIPPGLGHGGQAPGLNSVTSASLQQQPNSIHQQSGQQALATSVPKDADVGVAKVEEQQPQSLPDGSSSEAIQTSGLAKNLMNEDDLKAPYAIDSPAAVSGSLTEPARNIRDIDLSPGQPLQYNQSSSGLGVIGRRSVSDLGAIGDSLSGSTNSGGMHDQLYNMQMLEAAYYKIPQPKDSERVRSYTPKHPAATPASYPQVQAPIVNNPAFWERISMDGYGTGTDTLFVAFYYQQNTYQQYLAAKELKKQSWRYHRKYNTWFQRHEEPKIATDEFEQGTYVYFDFHVANDDHQHGWCQRIKTEFIFEYNYLEDELIV; encoded by the exons ATGGAAAGATTTAAGATCTGTGAGAAGGAGACTAAGACAAAAGCATTTTCTAAAGAAGGCTTGGGCCAACAACCCAAAACT GATCCGAAGGAGAAGGCTAAGTCAGAGACAAGGGATTGGTTGAACAATGTG GTTGGAGAGTTAGAATCCCAGATTGATAGTTTTGAAGCTGAGATTGAGGGGCTGTCTGTGAAGAAAGGAAAGATGAGACCACCTAGACTG ACACACTTGGAGACATCAATTACACGACACAAAGCTCATATAATGAAGTTAGAATTGATTTTGAGACTATTGGACAATGATGAATTGAGTCCAGAGCAAGTCAATGACGTGAAAGACTTCTTGGATGATTATGTGGAACGAAATCAG GAGgactttgatgaatttgatgatgttgATGAGCTCTACAGCTCATTACCTCTAGACAAGGTGGAGTCTCTTGAAGATCTAGTTGCAATTGGCCCACTTTCCAAG GGTGGTCCAATCTTGAAGACATCTTTGGCAGCATCAATGTCTCAATTGCCT CAGGGTGGTTCCTCTCAGGAGCATGTTGAAGATACAGCTTCCCAGGATAGTAATTCTGATATAGCAAAGACCCCACCTCCAAAAAGTAGTACAATTAATTCTTCTGCTGCAGCAACACCAGCTGGGAGCCATGTAACCCCTGCTCCACTGAATCTTCCACCACATAGTTTGTCTGGTGCTTCATCTCCTTCAGTTCTTCCAGATTCAAATTCTGCCCAAGGCCTCTTGGAAAGCACTGGCACCACCAATCCTCCTCCTGTAAATTTATCTAATGCTACAAAGGAAGAAGATATCACAAACTTCCCTGGCCGTAGGTCATCTCCATCCCTTGCTGATACTGAAGTACGAGGCATTGGTAGAGGTCTATCCGGTCAGCCTTCATCTACTATACCCCTTGTTTCTGGAAGTGTGGCTTCTGGTAACGGGGCCCTTGGTGCTGTCCCTCCTGCCTCTGACATGGCAAAAAGAAATATTTTGGGAGTTGATGAGAGACTTGGGAATAGTAGCATGGGGCAATCTTTGACATCACCTATTAGTAACAGAATGATCTTGCCTCAGGCAGCCAAGTCAAATGATGGAAATGCACCTGTTGATTCTAGTAATCCTAACGAGTCTGCTGGACTACCTGGCAGAGCATTTTCTCCTTCAATGGTTTCTGGCATGCAGTGGAGGCCTGGAAGCTCGTTTCAGAATCAAAATGAGCTG GTGCAGTTTCGTGGAAGAACTGAGATAGCTCCTGATATAAGGGAAAAGTTTTTGCAACGGTTCCAGCAAGTGCAGCAGCAAGGCCATAGCAACCTGCTTAGCAGCATGTCTCCTCTTGCTGGAGGAAATCATAATCAGTTTTCTGCACAACAACAAAGCCCTCTCATGCAGCAG TTCAATCCTCAAAGCTCGTGTTTCTCAATCCCACCTGGTCTGGGACATGGTGGCCAAGCACCTGGTCTTAATAGTGTTACCTCTGCGAGCTTACAGCAGCAACCAAACTCAATCCACCAGCAGTCTGGTCAGCAGGCATTGGCAACAAGTGTTCCTAAGGATGCTG ATGTTGGCGTTGCAAAAGTTGAGGAACAACAACCGCAGAGTTTACCTGATGGTTCAAGTTCTGAAGCTATTCAAACTTCTGGGCTTGCCAAAAATCTCATGAATGAAGATGATTTGAAAGCTCCATATGCAATTGATTCTCCT GCTGCTGTCTCAGGCTCTTTGACGGAACCTGCTCGAAATATTAGGGATATTGATCTTTCTCCTGGACAACCCTTACAATATAACCAATCTTCTAGTGGTCTTGGTGTTATTGGCCGGAGAAGTGTTTCCGATCTTGGTGCCATTGGTGACAGCCTCAGTGGTTCAACAAATTCTGGAGGAATGCATGATCAATTGTACAATATGCAGATGCTTGAGGCTGCATATTACAAAATTCCCCAACCTAAAGACTCAGAACGAGTGAGGAGCTATACTCCA AAGCACCCTGCGGCAACACCTGCTAGTTACCCTCAAGTTCAGGCACCCATAGTGAATAATCCTGCCTTCTGGGAACGCATAAGCATGGATGGATATGGCACTGGCACTGATACACTGTTTGTTGCATTTTATTATCAACAG AACACTTATCAACAATATCTAGCTGCAAAGGAGCTGAAGAAGCAATCTTGGAGATACCATAGAAAATACAACACATGGTTTCAGCGGCATGAGGAACCAAAAATTGCTACTGATGAATTTGAACAGGGAACCTATGTATACTTTGATTTTCACGTGGCAAATGATGACCACCAACATGGATG GTGTCAGAGAATCAAGACTGAGTTCATCTTTGAGTATAACTATCTGGAAGATGAACTTATAGTATAG